From a single Micromonospora carbonacea genomic region:
- a CDS encoding DUF1501 domain-containing protein — protein sequence MEKTVHPFPLHPECPDVRRLADDPAEALLRAEADIVAAENAAEADRYRRLEALEEAQQDGRGVTRRTFVAGAAATATALATAQFVTTSASFAATKTGTLIHVFLYGGLDGLSLVAPADDPVLAKARPDLLLGDDSLALGRGFKLTSAFAPLEKWLKAGQLGFVPAVSDERLSRSHFQAADACNLGGLPNETGGRGWLDSLVDNLGKGTAFRSVGIGSTLPRSLVGTNGALAINSVGSLRLNGDEKYRAATEKAIRGLFTGINHPVQEAVQDGLGALATAQQLAAKPYQPAEGVKYEGVGYAFQQLAQLIKGGANVRVATVGMGGYDTHENQGTRPGGQLHRRLGELAAALAAFFTDLGDAAADVTVMVSSEFGRRVASNGGGTDHGHGGVVTVLSGRKLAGSLLGAWNGLSDLDSGDVPEYNNMFDVYGSVAQGRFGLTTAEVDKIFPRQKFNPMKLYA from the coding sequence ATGGAGAAGACCGTGCACCCGTTCCCCCTGCACCCCGAATGCCCCGACGTGCGCCGCCTGGCCGACGACCCGGCCGAGGCGCTGCTGCGGGCCGAGGCCGACATCGTCGCCGCCGAGAACGCCGCCGAGGCCGACCGCTACCGCCGGCTGGAGGCGCTGGAGGAGGCCCAGCAGGACGGCCGGGGCGTCACCCGGCGCACCTTCGTCGCCGGGGCCGCCGCCACCGCGACCGCCCTGGCCACCGCCCAGTTCGTCACCACCTCCGCCTCGTTCGCGGCGACGAAGACCGGCACCCTGATCCACGTCTTCCTCTACGGCGGGCTGGACGGGCTGAGCCTGGTCGCCCCGGCCGACGACCCGGTGCTGGCCAAGGCCCGCCCCGACCTGCTGCTCGGCGACGACTCCCTGGCCCTGGGCCGCGGCTTCAAGCTGACCAGCGCGTTCGCCCCGCTGGAGAAGTGGCTCAAGGCCGGGCAGCTCGGCTTCGTGCCGGCGGTCTCCGACGAGCGGCTGTCCCGCAGCCACTTCCAGGCCGCCGACGCCTGCAACCTCGGCGGGCTGCCCAACGAGACGGGCGGCCGGGGCTGGCTGGACAGCCTCGTCGACAACCTCGGCAAGGGCACCGCGTTCCGCAGCGTCGGCATCGGCAGCACCCTGCCCCGGTCGCTGGTCGGCACCAACGGCGCGCTGGCCATCAACAGCGTCGGCTCGCTGCGGCTCAACGGCGACGAGAAGTACCGGGCGGCCACCGAGAAGGCGATCCGGGGCCTGTTCACCGGGATCAACCACCCCGTCCAGGAGGCGGTGCAGGACGGCCTCGGCGCGCTGGCCACCGCGCAGCAGCTCGCGGCGAAGCCCTACCAGCCGGCCGAGGGCGTGAAGTACGAGGGCGTCGGCTACGCGTTCCAGCAGCTCGCCCAGCTCATCAAGGGCGGGGCCAACGTCCGGGTCGCCACCGTCGGGATGGGCGGCTACGACACCCACGAGAACCAGGGCACCCGCCCCGGCGGGCAGCTGCACCGCCGCCTCGGCGAGCTGGCCGCCGCGCTGGCCGCGTTCTTCACCGACCTGGGCGACGCCGCCGCCGACGTCACGGTCATGGTGTCCAGCGAGTTCGGCCGCCGGGTCGCCTCCAACGGCGGCGGCACCGACCACGGCCACGGCGGCGTGGTCACCGTCCTGTCCGGCCGCAAGCTCGCCGGCTCGCTGCTGGGCGCGTGGAACGGCCTGAGCGACCTCGACTCCGGCGACGTGCCCGAGTACAACAACATGTTCGACGTGTACGGCTCCGTGGCGCAGGGCCGGTTCGGGCTCACCACCGCCGAGGTCGACAAGATCTTCCCCCGGCAGAAGTTCAACCCCATGAAGCTGTACGCGTGA
- a CDS encoding ferredoxin reductase family protein: MTHPQTHTAGRRTGNPAPHGGRSAAPVPPAAVPRRGPGGRRALVGLFWAGLVAAVLPWWLDTPAGSLDTTAAALTAAGRITGLVAGYLLLVQVLMTTRLGVFERSAGPERISRWHRDVGATLLVTVLAHLSLIVVGYAAEGGRSVPGQAGELLAHYEDMVGAFAAAGILVLLGLTGVRALRRALPYELWYHLHLASYLAVVLGFGHQFSNGAQLHPPGPVRTGWIAAYALVAAALLGGRVVAPLRFNLRHRLRVADVVAESRDTVSIYLTGRRLHRLDLLGGQFLRWRFLAPGCWWQSHPFSVSAAANGRWLRLTVKVVGAHTADLRELAQGTRVWAQGPAGTFTAAHRRRERALLIAGGSGIAPLRAMLEELPPGAALIYRARTPDDVLLQRELDWLAQERGTDVWYVVGSRDDPGPRQVLSAQGLRELVPDVARRDVYLCGPPGLIAQAVRALRAAGVPRRQVHRATFEL; this comes from the coding sequence GTGACCCACCCGCAGACCCACACCGCCGGCCGTCGTACGGGCAACCCCGCCCCGCACGGCGGCCGGTCGGCTGCGCCCGTACCCCCGGCTGCGGTGCCCCGGCGCGGGCCCGGCGGCCGGCGGGCGCTGGTGGGCCTGTTCTGGGCGGGCCTGGTCGCCGCCGTGCTGCCGTGGTGGCTGGACACCCCCGCCGGCTCCCTGGACACCACCGCCGCCGCGCTGACCGCCGCCGGCCGGATCACCGGCCTCGTGGCCGGCTACCTGCTGCTGGTGCAGGTGCTGATGACGACCCGCCTCGGCGTGTTCGAGCGGTCGGCCGGCCCGGAACGGATCTCCCGCTGGCACCGGGACGTCGGCGCGACCCTGCTGGTCACGGTGCTGGCCCACCTGTCGCTGATCGTGGTCGGCTACGCGGCCGAGGGCGGCCGGTCGGTGCCCGGCCAGGCCGGCGAGCTGCTGGCCCACTACGAGGACATGGTGGGCGCGTTCGCCGCGGCCGGCATCCTGGTGCTGCTCGGCCTCACCGGGGTCCGCGCGCTGCGCCGGGCGCTGCCCTACGAGCTGTGGTACCACCTGCACCTGGCCAGCTACCTCGCCGTCGTGCTCGGGTTCGGCCACCAGTTCAGCAACGGCGCGCAGCTGCACCCGCCGGGGCCGGTGCGCACCGGCTGGATCGCCGCGTACGCGCTGGTGGCCGCCGCCCTGCTCGGGGGCCGGGTGGTCGCCCCGCTGCGGTTCAACCTGCGGCACCGGCTGCGGGTGGCCGACGTCGTCGCGGAGAGCCGCGACACGGTGTCGATCTACCTGACGGGCCGGCGGCTGCACCGGCTCGACCTGCTCGGCGGGCAGTTCCTGCGCTGGCGGTTCCTCGCGCCGGGCTGCTGGTGGCAGTCGCACCCGTTCTCCGTCTCCGCCGCCGCGAACGGCCGCTGGCTGCGGCTGACCGTCAAGGTGGTCGGCGCGCACACCGCCGACCTGCGCGAGCTGGCGCAGGGCACCCGGGTCTGGGCGCAGGGCCCGGCGGGCACCTTCACCGCCGCCCACCGCCGCCGGGAGCGGGCCCTGCTGATCGCCGGCGGCAGCGGCATCGCCCCGCTGCGGGCCATGCTGGAGGAGCTGCCGCCGGGCGCGGCCCTGATCTACCGGGCCCGCACCCCCGACGACGTGCTGCTCCAGCGGGAGCTGGACTGGCTCGCCCAGGAACGCGGCACCGACGTCTGGTACGTCGTCGGCTCCCGCGACGACCCCGGCCCCCGGCAGGTGCTCAGCGCCCAGGGGCTGCGCGAGCTGGTGCCCGACGTGGCCCGCCGCGACGTCTACCTGTGCGGGCCGCCCGGCCTGATCGCGCAGGCGGTCCGCGCGCTGCGGGCGGCCGGCGTGCCCCGCCGCCAGGTCCACCGCGCCACCTTCGAGCTGTAG
- a CDS encoding FMN-binding protein — MRRALLAITGLAAGTTALVVLKGSPGVGQAAHEPPAVAAPSGGATPPAGTATLGAKPRARATTPAATRTPSARATTARPTTARPTSAPRATTAAPRATTRRVTGPVVENEYGNVQVQIVVSGTRIVDAVALELPQETAQSDRRSEQVDGRYSGPSGQVVQRQSAEVDTVSGATATSESYRRSLQAAIDRAR, encoded by the coding sequence ATGCGTCGCGCGCTCCTCGCGATCACCGGCCTCGCCGCCGGCACCACCGCCCTGGTGGTGCTCAAGGGTTCCCCGGGCGTCGGCCAGGCCGCCCACGAGCCGCCGGCCGTCGCCGCCCCGTCGGGCGGGGCCACCCCGCCGGCCGGCACCGCCACCCTCGGCGCGAAGCCCCGCGCCCGCGCCACCACCCCGGCCGCCACCCGCACCCCGTCGGCCCGCGCCACCACGGCCCGGCCCACCACGGCCCGGCCCACCTCGGCCCCGCGCGCCACCACCGCCGCGCCGCGCGCGACGACCCGCCGGGTCACCGGGCCGGTCGTCGAGAACGAGTACGGCAACGTGCAGGTGCAGATCGTCGTCTCCGGCACCCGGATCGTCGACGCCGTGGCCCTGGAACTGCCCCAGGAGACGGCGCAGTCCGACCGGCGCAGCGAGCAGGTCGACGGCCGCTACAGCGGCCCCTCGGGGCAGGTCGTGCAGCGGCAGAGCGCCGAGGTGGACACGGTCTCCGGGGCGACCGCCACCAGCGAGTCCTACCGGCGGTCGCTCCAGGCCGCCATCGACCGGGCCCGCTGA
- a CDS encoding FAD:protein FMN transferase, with protein sequence MGTAISLDLADDLPAGRLDELAEETFAWLREVDARFSTYRADSEVRRFDRGEVLLSEASPDLRAVLGRCADLWGDTDGFFDAYATGALDPSGYVKGWAAQVASDRLLAAGAPNHCVNAGGDVRARGLSAGGRPWRIGVRHPWDETSTCLVLTGTDLAIATSGVYERGHHVLDPRRGVPATGLRSVTVVGADLGVADAYATAAVAMGAAGIGWLDRLAGHEHAIVTDDARLLHSTRLPILPPLPTSRTVPTLPPFPPLPTAP encoded by the coding sequence ATGGGTACGGCGATCAGCCTCGACCTCGCCGACGACCTGCCCGCCGGGCGGCTGGACGAGCTGGCCGAGGAGACGTTCGCCTGGCTGCGGGAGGTCGACGCCCGGTTCAGCACCTACCGGGCCGACAGCGAGGTGCGCCGCTTCGACCGGGGCGAGGTGCTGCTGTCGGAGGCGTCGCCGGACCTGCGGGCCGTCCTGGGCCGCTGCGCCGACCTGTGGGGCGACACCGACGGCTTCTTCGACGCGTACGCGACCGGCGCGCTGGACCCGTCCGGCTACGTGAAGGGCTGGGCGGCGCAGGTCGCCTCCGACCGGCTGCTCGCCGCCGGCGCGCCGAACCACTGCGTGAACGCGGGCGGCGACGTGCGGGCGCGGGGACTGTCGGCGGGCGGGCGGCCGTGGCGGATCGGCGTGCGGCACCCGTGGGACGAGACGTCCACGTGCCTGGTGCTCACCGGCACCGACCTGGCGATCGCCACCTCCGGGGTGTACGAGCGCGGCCACCACGTGCTCGACCCGCGCCGGGGCGTCCCCGCCACGGGCCTGCGTTCGGTCACCGTGGTCGGCGCGGATCTCGGCGTCGCCGACGCGTACGCCACGGCGGCGGTGGCGATGGGCGCGGCCGGCATCGGCTGGCTGGACCGCTTGGCGGGCCACGAGCACGCGATCGTCACCGACGACGCCCGCCTCCTGCACTCGACCCGCCTCCCGATCCTCCCGCCCCTCCCCACCTCCCGCACCGTCCCCACCCTCCCGCCCTTCCCGCCCCTCCCCACGGCCCCGTGA
- a CDS encoding bifunctional DNA primase/polymerase, protein MWGNVGPRVAQLSPLERVRLRRVAVRYAAHGWEVTPGACLARSRFVCGRAGCPTVGCHPALQEWERAATADPARVATWWRSRPHGVLLPTGRAFDVLEVPAHLGRHVLDSVGTHPAGLGVRGPVLVTPTGRWMFLVRPGDPLRPELEHCFHVVRHGVGSWIAAPPTRLPEGPVRWAVAPEQARWQLPDSYLMQNVLVDALRATGVALPAELLPGHLPLPRRGW, encoded by the coding sequence ATGTGGGGGAACGTCGGCCCACGGGTCGCACAGCTGTCGCCGCTGGAACGGGTCCGGCTGCGGAGGGTCGCCGTCCGCTACGCCGCGCACGGCTGGGAGGTGACTCCCGGCGCGTGCCTGGCCCGCAGTCGCTTCGTGTGCGGCCGGGCCGGCTGCCCCACCGTCGGCTGCCACCCCGCCCTCCAGGAGTGGGAGCGGGCCGCCACGGCCGACCCGGCCCGGGTGGCGACCTGGTGGCGCAGCCGCCCGCACGGGGTGCTGCTGCCCACCGGGCGCGCCTTCGACGTCCTGGAAGTGCCGGCCCACCTCGGGCGGCACGTGCTCGACTCGGTCGGGACGCACCCGGCCGGCCTCGGGGTCCGGGGGCCGGTGCTGGTCACCCCCACCGGGCGCTGGATGTTCCTGGTCCGCCCGGGCGACCCGCTCCGGCCCGAGCTGGAACACTGCTTCCACGTGGTCCGGCACGGCGTCGGCTCGTGGATCGCCGCCCCGCCGACCCGGCTGCCGGAGGGCCCGGTCCGCTGGGCGGTCGCCCCGGAGCAGGCGCGCTGGCAGCTTCCGGACTCCTACCTCATGCAGAACGTGCTGGTCGACGCCCTGCGGGCCACCGGCGTGGCGCTGCCGGCCGAACTGCTCCCCGGTCACCTGCCGCTGCCCCGGCGCGGCTGGTGA
- a CDS encoding helix-turn-helix domain-containing protein: MDELPIGRRVAYWRGRRKLSQQVFADRLGKSKSWVDKVERGVRRLDKFSVLYEIAYILEVDVQLLLGKDPERRADALNCIDQIEVQEIRAALERYDSMSAYFDAAPYPPPLVDMRKAVNHAWLTYQYGRYGMLTRALPKLLRDAQAADAGHDGDHSREAAHLLGQVYQIASSVLRKLGECDLAWLAADRSMAVAQRADDPLLAGIATTRVCNAMVAMGRPRPALELNLTIANRLAPGGGNDTDPGRLSVYGLLLLQGAMAAARLGDSATVDDLINGAHEAALLLGSDQNHYWTSFGPTNVELHRAAAAVELGDGGRAVEVHQQRIAEPAFNTLLPERRAHHLLDLARGFAQIGDVANAGEMLLRGDRLAPSEIRCRPIAHEVMSDVLRRTRGAPPSLIAELAEHMGVGV; the protein is encoded by the coding sequence ATGGACGAGTTACCCATTGGCCGGCGGGTGGCCTACTGGCGCGGGCGGCGCAAGCTGTCCCAACAGGTCTTCGCCGACCGGCTCGGCAAGTCCAAGAGCTGGGTGGACAAGGTCGAGCGCGGGGTGCGCCGGCTCGACAAGTTCTCCGTCCTCTACGAGATCGCCTACATCCTCGAAGTCGACGTGCAGTTGCTGCTGGGCAAGGACCCGGAGCGGCGGGCCGACGCCCTCAACTGCATCGACCAAATCGAGGTCCAGGAGATCCGGGCCGCCCTGGAGCGGTACGACTCGATGAGCGCCTACTTCGACGCGGCCCCTTACCCGCCGCCCCTGGTGGACATGCGCAAGGCGGTCAACCACGCCTGGCTCACCTACCAGTACGGCCGCTACGGGATGCTGACCCGGGCGCTGCCGAAGCTGCTGCGCGACGCCCAGGCCGCCGACGCCGGCCACGACGGCGACCACTCCCGGGAGGCGGCGCACCTGCTCGGCCAGGTCTACCAGATCGCCTCCTCGGTGCTGCGCAAGCTCGGCGAGTGCGACCTCGCCTGGCTGGCCGCCGACCGGTCGATGGCCGTCGCCCAGCGGGCCGACGACCCGCTGCTGGCCGGCATCGCCACCACCCGGGTCTGCAACGCGATGGTCGCGATGGGCCGCCCCCGCCCCGCGCTGGAGCTCAACCTCACCATCGCCAACCGGCTCGCCCCCGGCGGGGGCAACGACACCGACCCGGGGCGGCTCTCCGTCTACGGGCTGCTGCTGTTGCAGGGCGCGATGGCCGCCGCGCGGCTCGGCGACTCCGCCACCGTCGACGACCTGATCAACGGCGCCCACGAGGCGGCCCTGCTGCTGGGCAGCGACCAGAACCACTACTGGACGTCGTTCGGCCCGACCAACGTGGAGCTGCACCGGGCCGCCGCCGCCGTGGAGCTGGGCGACGGGGGGCGGGCGGTGGAGGTCCACCAGCAGCGCATCGCCGAGCCGGCGTTCAACACCCTGCTGCCCGAGCGCCGCGCCCACCACCTGCTCGACCTGGCCCGGGGCTTCGCCCAGATCGGCGACGTGGCCAACGCCGGGGAGATGCTGCTACGCGGCGACCGGCTCGCCCCCTCGGAGATCCGCTGCCGTCCCATCGCCCACGAGGTGATGTCGGACGTCCTGCGTCGCACAAGGGGTGCGCCGCCTTCGCTGATCGCGGAGTTGGCTGAGCACATGGGAGTGGGAGTATGA
- a CDS encoding flavoprotein, with protein MSAAGVGITDPHRSSERREVLYVIACGSPLASHVGRLVELAQQDGWDVCVVTTPDGAKFVDRPALARQTGHPVRSRYKDPGDPDVLPPADAMVVCPATSNTVNKWAAGITDTIALGLLVEGQGKGVPIVAVPFTNVAMAGHPAFRASLARLAEWGVDVVFGDHVVPLHPPGTGEHHLHAFPWAAVLAAVRGLRCPVSPAA; from the coding sequence ATGAGCGCGGCGGGGGTCGGGATCACCGATCCGCACCGCAGCAGCGAGCGCCGCGAGGTGCTCTACGTCATCGCCTGCGGGTCGCCGCTGGCCAGCCACGTCGGCCGGCTCGTGGAACTGGCCCAGCAGGACGGCTGGGACGTGTGCGTGGTCACCACGCCGGACGGCGCGAAGTTCGTCGACCGGCCGGCGCTGGCCCGCCAGACCGGTCATCCGGTCCGCAGCCGCTACAAGGACCCGGGCGACCCGGACGTGCTGCCCCCGGCCGACGCGATGGTCGTCTGCCCGGCGACGTCCAACACGGTCAACAAGTGGGCCGCCGGGATCACCGACACCATCGCCCTCGGCCTGCTGGTCGAGGGGCAGGGCAAGGGGGTGCCGATCGTGGCGGTGCCGTTCACCAACGTCGCGATGGCCGGGCACCCGGCCTTCCGGGCCAGCCTGGCCCGGCTGGCCGAGTGGGGGGTCGACGTCGTCTTCGGCGACCACGTCGTCCCGCTGCACCCGCCCGGCACCGGCGAGCACCACCTGCACGCGTTCCCCTGGGCCGCCGTCCTGGCGGCCGTGCGCGGCCTGCGCTGCCCGGTGAGCCCGGCCGCCTGA
- a CDS encoding Nif3-like dinuclear metal center hexameric protein encodes MSTTATPPPPTTVADVVAALARRYPTSWAEEWDRVGLVLGEPTAPVRRVACVVDVVPETVAEALAAGADMIVAHHPLLLRGVSSVAPTTFKGRIVHDLIKADVALYVAHTNADVADPGVSDSLAARFGLTGLRPLHPPAPGSPAAGAGRGIGRIGELPRPMTLAELTRHAAAVLPVTAWGVRAAGDPGRMVRTLAVSGGSGDAFLGAATAAGVDAYLTSDLRHHPAGEHLAAGGPALLDAAHWATERPWLDDLAAALRAELGVETVVSDLDTDPWTVHAAAPTAAGPAATRTVPGGAAPGPAADPAPAADDKEPRREG; translated from the coding sequence GTGAGCACAACCGCGACACCGCCGCCGCCGACGACCGTGGCCGACGTGGTGGCGGCGCTCGCGCGCCGCTACCCGACCAGCTGGGCCGAGGAGTGGGACCGGGTGGGGTTGGTGCTCGGCGAGCCCACCGCCCCGGTGCGCCGGGTGGCCTGCGTGGTCGACGTGGTCCCCGAGACGGTCGCCGAGGCCCTCGCCGCCGGCGCCGACATGATCGTGGCCCACCATCCGCTGCTGCTGCGCGGGGTCTCCTCCGTCGCCCCGACGACGTTCAAGGGGCGCATCGTCCACGACCTGATCAAGGCCGACGTGGCGTTGTACGTCGCGCACACCAACGCCGACGTGGCCGACCCGGGCGTCTCCGACTCCCTCGCGGCCCGCTTCGGGCTGACCGGCCTGCGCCCGCTGCACCCGCCGGCCCCCGGCTCCCCGGCCGCCGGCGCGGGGCGGGGCATCGGCCGCATCGGCGAGCTGCCCCGGCCCATGACCCTCGCCGAGCTGACCCGGCACGCCGCCGCCGTGCTCCCCGTCACCGCCTGGGGCGTTCGCGCCGCCGGCGATCCCGGGCGTATGGTTCGTACCCTCGCGGTCAGCGGCGGCTCGGGGGACGCGTTCCTCGGCGCGGCGACCGCGGCCGGCGTCGACGCCTACCTGACCTCCGACCTGCGCCACCACCCCGCCGGCGAGCACCTCGCCGCCGGCGGCCCCGCCCTGCTGGACGCCGCCCACTGGGCGACCGAGCGACCCTGGCTCGACGACCTGGCCGCCGCCCTGCGGGCCGAGCTGGGCGTCGAGACCGTCGTGTCCGACCTGGACACCGATCCGTGGACGGTGCACGCCGCCGCCCCCACGGCTGCCGGCCCGGCAGCCACCCGCACCGTGCCCGGCGGCGCCGCCCCGGGACCCGCCGCCGACCCCGCCCCCGCCGCGGACGACAAGGAGCCCCGACGTGAAGGCTGA
- a CDS encoding zinc ribbon domain-containing protein: MKADPKVQRRLLDLQAIDTTLAQLAHRRRTLPELAELEALARELSALEDERVRAQVAVDDLDRDIARIEKDVDQVRARKSKDEARLAAGSGPARELEALQHELVSLNRRQSDLEDAELELMEQRETAQGVLDGIERRAAEARERRAAAEQRRDDALAEIAKEEEFKRQSRQPLAGDLPADLVTLYDKIRADTGLGAALLTGGRCGGCRLELYGADMARIRRAAPDDVVRCEECRRIMVRTNESGL, translated from the coding sequence GTGAAGGCTGACCCGAAGGTCCAGCGCCGCCTGCTCGACCTCCAGGCGATCGACACCACCCTCGCCCAGCTCGCCCACCGCCGCCGCACCCTGCCCGAGCTGGCCGAGCTGGAGGCCCTCGCCCGGGAGCTGTCCGCGCTGGAGGACGAGCGGGTCCGCGCCCAGGTCGCCGTCGACGACCTGGACCGCGACATCGCCCGCATCGAGAAGGACGTCGACCAGGTCCGGGCCCGCAAGAGCAAGGACGAGGCGCGGCTGGCCGCCGGCAGCGGCCCGGCCCGGGAGCTGGAGGCGCTCCAGCACGAGCTGGTCTCGCTCAACCGCCGGCAGAGCGACCTGGAGGACGCCGAGCTGGAGCTGATGGAGCAGCGGGAGACCGCCCAGGGCGTACTCGACGGGATCGAACGGCGGGCGGCCGAGGCGCGCGAGCGGCGGGCGGCGGCCGAGCAGCGGCGCGACGACGCCCTCGCCGAGATCGCCAAGGAGGAGGAGTTCAAGCGGCAGTCCCGCCAGCCCCTCGCCGGTGACCTCCCGGCGGACCTGGTCACCCTCTACGACAAGATCCGCGCCGACACCGGGCTCGGCGCGGCCCTGCTTACCGGCGGGCGCTGCGGCGGCTGCCGGCTGGAGCTCTACGGCGCGGACATGGCCCGCATCCGCAGGGCCGCGCCGGACGACGTGGTGCGCTGCGAGGAGTGCCGCCGCATCATGGTCCGCACCAACGAGTCGGGGCTGTAG
- a CDS encoding bifunctional RNase H/acid phosphatase: protein MAVRAVVVEADGGSRGNPGPAGYGAVVRDAASGEVLAERSEAIGTATNNVAEYRGLIAGLEAAAELGAVEVDARMDSKLVVEQMCGRWQIKHPGLRPLAAQAAALVGRFAAVRFQWIPRERNRHADALANAAMDAAATGGKARKADAGGAARPAAEPPREVAAPDSPARALAREAAARAATKRAGTDPATAPASWEPRPSDTATRLILVRHGETEFTEQRRYSGRGDVPLSARGRAQVRATAARVAALAPAVAAVVSSPLSRCTATARAIAGALRGTVPLRTDDDLIECDFGAWEGRTFAEVRAGWQGELDAWLASTRVAPPDGESFTEVAARVTRATDALVGAYAGETVVVVSHVSPIKLVLREALAADDAFLHRLYLDAAGISVLDRWPDGGVAVRSVNDTAHLAAL from the coding sequence ATGGCGGTGCGCGCGGTCGTCGTCGAGGCCGACGGCGGGTCCCGGGGCAACCCCGGCCCGGCCGGCTACGGCGCGGTGGTCCGGGACGCGGCCAGCGGCGAGGTGCTCGCCGAACGCTCCGAGGCGATCGGCACGGCCACCAACAACGTCGCCGAATACCGGGGGCTGATCGCCGGCCTGGAGGCCGCCGCCGAGCTGGGCGCGGTCGAGGTCGACGCCCGGATGGACTCCAAGCTGGTGGTCGAGCAGATGTGCGGCCGCTGGCAGATCAAGCACCCGGGGCTGCGCCCGCTGGCCGCGCAGGCCGCGGCGCTGGTCGGCCGGTTCGCGGCGGTGCGCTTCCAGTGGATCCCCCGGGAGCGCAACCGGCACGCCGACGCCCTGGCCAACGCCGCGATGGACGCGGCGGCCACCGGCGGGAAGGCCCGGAAGGCCGACGCGGGCGGGGCGGCCCGGCCCGCCGCCGAGCCGCCCCGCGAGGTCGCCGCACCCGACTCGCCCGCCCGAGCCCTCGCCCGGGAGGCCGCCGCCCGCGCCGCCACGAAGCGGGCCGGCACCGACCCGGCGACCGCCCCCGCCTCCTGGGAGCCGCGCCCCAGCGACACCGCGACCCGGCTGATCCTGGTGCGGCACGGCGAGACCGAGTTCACCGAGCAGCGCCGCTACTCCGGCCGCGGCGACGTGCCGCTGTCCGCCCGGGGCCGGGCCCAGGTGCGGGCCACGGCCGCCCGGGTGGCCGCCCTCGCCCCGGCCGTCGCGGCCGTGGTCAGCTCGCCGTTGTCCCGGTGTACGGCCACCGCGCGGGCGATCGCCGGGGCGCTCCGCGGCACCGTGCCGCTCCGCACCGACGACGACCTGATCGAGTGCGACTTCGGGGCGTGGGAGGGGCGCACCTTCGCCGAGGTGCGCGCCGGCTGGCAGGGCGAGCTGGACGCGTGGCTCGCCTCGACCCGGGTCGCCCCGCCCGACGGGGAGTCGTTCACCGAGGTCGCCGCCCGGGTGACCCGGGCCACGGACGCGCTGGTCGGGGCGTACGCCGGGGAGACCGTGGTGGTGGTCTCGCACGTCTCGCCGATCAAGCTGGTGCTGCGCGAGGCCCTCGCCGCCGACGACGCGTTCCTGCACCGGCTCTACCTCGACGCGGCCGGCATCTCGGTGCTCGACCGGTGGCCGGACGGCGGCGTCGCGGTGCGCTCGGTCAACGACACCGCCCACCTCGCCGCGCTCTGA
- a CDS encoding DUF3311 domain-containing protein, translating to MTASEPEEPGSASSRAKDHSPWNWLLFVPIVVPLIPVFFNADAPRVFGFPRFYWLQLAYILLGVTTTTLVYRLTKRRGGDR from the coding sequence ATGACCGCATCCGAACCGGAGGAACCCGGCTCGGCGTCGTCCAGGGCGAAGGACCACAGCCCCTGGAACTGGTTGCTGTTCGTCCCGATCGTGGTGCCGCTGATCCCGGTGTTCTTCAACGCCGACGCGCCGCGCGTGTTCGGGTTCCCGCGCTTCTACTGGCTGCAACTGGCCTACATCCTGCTCGGCGTGACCACCACCACGCTCGTCTACCGGCTGACCAAGAGGCGGGGTGGTGACCGGTGA